One Endozoicomonas gorgoniicola DNA window includes the following coding sequences:
- a CDS encoding class II 3-deoxy-7-phosphoheptulonate synthase, producing MKQWNIDSWREMPVIQLPEYPDKAHLQQVENRLRKMPPLVFAGEVRELRRRLAQATEGNAFLLQGGDCAESFLEFSADNIRDTFKVLMQMAVVLTFGASSPVIKVGRVAGQFAKPRTFGTETINGLELPIYRGDIINGMDFSAESRTPDPERMLMAYHQAASTLNLLRAFAQGGLASLEQVHAWNLDFVANSPQSEQYSHLADRIDEALDFMKACGISAENSAAISETDLYTSHESLLLPYEQAMTRRDSLTGDWYDCSAHMLWIGDRTRQVDGAHVEFARGIHNPIGLKAGPTLPPEDLIRLIDLLNPENEAGRLNVIVRMGADNVEKGLPDLIRAVEREGKKVLWSCDPMHGNTIKADNGYKTREVSKILSEVKQFFEVHRAEGTYAGGVHFEMTGQNVTECIGGARPVTVDNLGNRYHTHCDPRLNADQALELAYLIAETMKDCRKLRNK from the coding sequence ATGAAGCAGTGGAATATTGACAGCTGGAGAGAGATGCCTGTTATCCAGTTGCCAGAGTATCCAGACAAGGCTCATCTGCAGCAGGTTGAAAACCGCCTGCGTAAAATGCCTCCGTTGGTGTTTGCTGGTGAGGTGCGCGAATTGCGCAGACGCCTGGCTCAGGCGACAGAGGGTAATGCCTTCCTGCTGCAGGGTGGAGATTGTGCTGAGAGCTTTCTGGAGTTCAGTGCCGATAATATCCGTGACACCTTTAAAGTCCTGATGCAGATGGCGGTGGTTCTGACCTTTGGTGCCAGTTCACCAGTGATCAAGGTTGGCCGGGTAGCGGGTCAGTTTGCCAAGCCGCGTACATTCGGTACGGAAACCATTAATGGTCTGGAACTGCCTATCTATCGTGGTGATATTATCAACGGCATGGACTTTTCGGCAGAGAGTCGTACACCCGACCCGGAACGTATGTTGATGGCTTACCATCAGGCGGCTTCTACCCTGAATCTGTTGCGCGCCTTTGCGCAGGGCGGTCTGGCCTCCCTTGAGCAGGTGCATGCCTGGAACCTTGATTTTGTGGCAAACAGCCCTCAATCGGAGCAATACTCGCACCTTGCCGACCGGATTGATGAAGCTCTCGACTTTATGAAAGCCTGTGGCATTTCGGCTGAAAACTCGGCGGCTATCAGCGAAACGGATCTTTATACCTCCCATGAGTCACTGTTGCTGCCTTATGAACAGGCAATGACCCGCCGCGACAGCCTGACAGGTGACTGGTATGACTGCTCTGCCCACATGCTGTGGATTGGTGATCGTACTCGTCAGGTGGACGGCGCGCACGTTGAGTTTGCCAGGGGTATCCATAATCCGATTGGCCTGAAAGCGGGACCAACTCTGCCTCCGGAAGACTTGATTCGCCTGATTGATCTTCTGAACCCGGAGAATGAAGCCGGTCGCCTGAATGTCATTGTGCGCATGGGTGCTGATAACGTTGAAAAAGGGCTGCCTGATCTGATTCGAGCCGTTGAACGAGAGGGTAAAAAAGTACTGTGGAGCTGTGACCCAATGCACGGCAATACGATTAAAGCTGATAACGGCTATAAAACCCGTGAAGTTTCAAAAATTCTGAGTGAAGTGAAGCAGTTCTTTGAAGTACACCGTGCTGAAGGTACTTATGCTGGTGGTGTTCACTTTGAGATGACAGGGCAGAATGTCACTGAATGTATTGGTGGAGCTCGCCCGGTAACGGTCGACAACCTGGGCAACCGCTACCATACTCACTGTGACCCTCGCCTGAATGCAGATCAGGCTCTGGAGCTGGCCTACCTGATTGCTGAAACAATGAAGGATTGCCGCAAGCTGCGCAATAAGTGA
- a CDS encoding type II toxin-antitoxin system HicB family antitoxin, translating to MEKTEDNDTAYGIVIPALCNDKYSAYSASDEFDDIVKNAKDAAFTVMEEMALNEELDLSQISLLNKPEFVS from the coding sequence ATAGAGAAAACAGAGGACAATGATACTGCCTATGGCATTGTAATTCCTGCTCTGTGCAATGATAAATACTCAGCCTATTCCGCATCTGATGAGTTTGACGATATTGTAAAAAATGCAAAAGATGCTGCATTTACTGTAATGGAAGAGATGGCTCTTAACGAAGAGTTGGATTTATCTCAAATTTCATTATTAAACAAACCTGAATTCGTATCATAA
- a CDS encoding O-acetyl-ADP-ribose deacetylase codes for MIKGRIKVVQGDITQIAVDGIVNAANSRMAGGGGVDGAIHRAAGAEQLQQACREYDGCPTGQVRATPAFNLPAKRILHTVGPVWQGGESGEAGLLRSCYQKTLELAKQEQLTSIAFPAISCGVYGYPHEEAAQIAITTVVEWLKKSPYPEKVLFVLFDQAMTDIYRRLLHEIVQS; via the coding sequence ATGATTAAAGGTCGGATCAAAGTCGTACAGGGCGACATTACCCAAATCGCTGTCGATGGCATTGTGAATGCTGCCAATAGCCGTATGGCTGGTGGTGGCGGGGTTGATGGAGCCATACATCGTGCGGCAGGAGCTGAACAGCTTCAACAGGCCTGCCGGGAATACGACGGCTGCCCTACAGGGCAGGTGCGAGCGACTCCGGCCTTTAATCTTCCAGCAAAAAGAATCCTGCATACTGTTGGTCCTGTATGGCAGGGTGGAGAGTCAGGCGAAGCCGGCTTGCTTCGCTCCTGTTATCAAAAGACGCTGGAACTTGCTAAGCAGGAACAACTGACCAGTATTGCCTTTCCTGCTATTAGTTGTGGTGTTTATGGTTACCCTCACGAAGAAGCAGCACAAATTGCTATCACCACCGTTGTTGAGTGGTTAAAAAAGTCTCCTTATCCTGAAAAGGTTTTATTTGTTCTGTTTGATCAGGCAATGACTGATATTTATCGTCGTCTTTTACATGAAATTGTCCAGAGCTAG
- a CDS encoding transposase, with translation MLLPPEPIHPKGEPKELSKQVAPTTLEVDTFEGKVHVEWEPGASVTPMGQLAFFIQFLKTGYRFEPWVEDCPLVYKSNNAPKKVDVIGSLFLSILSGHKRYAHIATLTGDGVNSKLLGMTKVVSDDSARRGLLKIDEQKGVEWLQYHLQECYEPLLKIPWILDVDVTIKTIYGSQEGAEKGYNPHKKGRPSHTYHSYMMANLKLVLDVEVQPGDKGNSKHSLPGLMDLLNRLPRECWPEFVRGDCDWGSDRVMTELEQSGCGYLFKIKKTPNTKKAIHHAHCSGGWQRYDRHWEGKESELRLDGWQKPRRIVIVRRRLSGDSLLLEKENKKKQKEIAFVEDPENIKLFEYSVLATSLDDGVVSIINHYRDRADCENNFDEIKNQWGWGGYTTNDLKRCRFISRMVALAYNWWTLFVRLSNPDSHKESITSRPLLMSAIGKLTESGRQKKIMITSQHNLMQKIQKMQEGLCDFFDSIKEIATQLNPIDIWCRILTRSVSKFLTKGQVITPVRLINSS, from the coding sequence ATGTTACTACCACCAGAACCCATTCACCCAAAGGGTGAGCCCAAAGAGCTCAGCAAACAGGTTGCTCCAACCACTCTTGAAGTTGACACATTTGAAGGTAAAGTTCATGTTGAGTGGGAGCCTGGGGCTTCAGTCACCCCAATGGGTCAGCTTGCATTTTTTATTCAATTTTTAAAAACTGGCTATCGGTTCGAGCCTTGGGTAGAAGATTGTCCATTGGTCTACAAAAGCAATAACGCTCCCAAAAAAGTCGATGTAATTGGCTCTCTTTTTCTTTCAATACTTTCAGGGCATAAGCGTTACGCTCATATCGCTACATTAACTGGAGATGGTGTCAATTCTAAATTGCTTGGTATGACGAAAGTTGTCAGCGATGACTCTGCCCGGCGAGGATTACTTAAAATAGATGAGCAAAAAGGTGTCGAGTGGCTGCAATACCACTTACAAGAATGCTATGAACCTTTATTAAAAATACCGTGGATTTTGGATGTAGATGTTACGATTAAAACCATTTACGGTAGCCAAGAGGGTGCAGAGAAGGGATATAATCCCCATAAAAAAGGACGACCCTCTCATACCTATCACTCTTACATGATGGCTAATTTAAAGCTGGTTCTTGATGTTGAAGTTCAACCAGGTGACAAAGGAAATAGTAAACACTCATTACCAGGCCTAATGGATTTATTGAACCGCCTTCCGAGAGAGTGCTGGCCTGAATTTGTTCGGGGTGATTGTGATTGGGGAAGCGACCGAGTTATGACGGAGCTTGAACAATCAGGGTGTGGCTATTTGTTCAAAATCAAAAAGACCCCTAATACCAAGAAAGCTATACACCATGCGCACTGTAGCGGAGGCTGGCAGCGCTACGACAGGCATTGGGAAGGTAAAGAGTCTGAATTAAGACTGGATGGTTGGCAAAAACCAAGGCGAATTGTTATTGTCCGAAGGCGATTGTCTGGTGATTCACTTTTGCTGGAAAAAGAAAATAAGAAAAAGCAAAAAGAGATTGCCTTTGTTGAAGATCCTGAAAACATTAAGCTCTTCGAATATTCAGTATTAGCCACAAGTCTTGATGATGGTGTTGTGTCGATTATAAATCATTACAGAGATAGAGCTGACTGTGAAAACAATTTTGATGAGATCAAAAACCAATGGGGCTGGGGAGGCTATACAACCAATGACTTAAAGCGATGTCGCTTTATATCAAGGATGGTGGCATTAGCTTACAACTGGTGGACTTTATTTGTGAGATTAAGCAACCCTGATTCGCATAAAGAATCTATCACCAGCAGGCCATTGTTAATGAGTGCAATTGGCAAACTGACAGAGAGTGGTCGGCAGAAAAAAATAATGATTACCAGTCAGCATAATTTAATGCAGAAGATACAAAAAATGCAGGAAGGATTGTGTGATTTTTTTGATTCAATTAAGGAAATTGCGACGCAGTTGAATCCAATTGATATCTGGTGTCGTATTTTAACTCGTTCAGTATCGAAATTTTTAACAAAAGGCCAAGTTATTACTCCGGTAAGGTTAATAAATTCAAGTTGA
- a CDS encoding IS30 family transposase, translating into MAYTHLSSEERYYIETELKNGTSQNKIAKKLGRSQPTVSREVNRNKGQRGYRHQQANRTARQRHKDKPKAIKLTDDIKQRISNDIRSDWSPEQVAGRLEKDGVIKLHHETIYQFVADDKRRGGSLYKHLRHQKKTYRKRYGSAHNRTGIPNRVGIEERPEVVNNRERVGDWEADTVIGKNHKGAIATLDERKTKLRLAVPLPGKKAKAVKQGIIDVLKPLKRFVKTITYDNGKEFVQHESIAKALKCDSYFAAPYHSWERGQNENANGLLRQYFPKSMELNGVTEKDVIIAVDKLNNRPRKCLGYKTPYEAFKESTGIDARKVMGYALMT; encoded by the coding sequence ATGGCCTATACACACCTGAGCTCTGAAGAGAGATATTATATCGAAACTGAACTCAAAAATGGGACTTCACAAAACAAAATTGCTAAAAAGCTTGGCCGTTCACAGCCTACCGTGTCGCGAGAAGTAAACCGCAATAAAGGGCAAAGAGGGTACAGGCACCAACAGGCTAATCGCACAGCTCGGCAGCGGCACAAAGATAAGCCAAAAGCTATTAAGCTGACAGACGACATTAAACAACGTATTTCAAACGATATCCGTTCAGATTGGAGTCCTGAACAAGTGGCTGGAAGGCTTGAAAAGGACGGTGTAATCAAGCTGCATCATGAGACGATTTATCAATTTGTAGCGGATGATAAACGGCGCGGAGGCTCGCTCTATAAGCACTTGAGGCACCAGAAAAAAACTTATCGAAAGCGATACGGTTCAGCTCATAACCGAACCGGTATACCAAATCGGGTTGGCATTGAAGAACGCCCCGAAGTGGTCAACAACAGAGAGCGAGTTGGTGACTGGGAAGCTGATACTGTAATAGGTAAAAATCATAAAGGAGCCATCGCTACATTAGATGAACGAAAAACCAAGCTTCGCCTTGCTGTCCCTCTACCAGGCAAGAAGGCAAAAGCGGTTAAACAGGGAATAATTGACGTACTCAAGCCTCTGAAAAGGTTTGTAAAGACAATAACATACGACAATGGAAAGGAGTTTGTTCAGCATGAATCAATTGCCAAAGCTTTAAAATGTGACAGCTACTTTGCTGCCCCCTACCATTCTTGGGAAAGAGGCCAGAATGAGAATGCTAATGGTTTGCTAAGGCAGTATTTCCCCAAGTCGATGGAGCTTAATGGCGTGACAGAAAAAGATGTCATCATTGCAGTGGATAAGCTGAACAACAGGCCAAGAAAGTGCCTGGGCTACAAGACTCCTTATGAGGCATTTAAAGAGTCAACTGGAATAGATGCAAGAAAAGTCATGGGTTATGCACTTATGACTTGA
- a CDS encoding IS3 family transposase (programmed frameshift), whose amino-acid sequence MAAKRKRHKPEFKAQVALEAYKGNKTINQLASEHEVAAVQVSRWKRQLLQGVPEVFGRTKPEVDPDALTAPLYQEIGRLKMELDWLKKKSLAMSIDDKRRCIEPDHPEMSVQRQCELIGLNRSSWYYQASPAQESAVNLNLMRLIDKQYTRTPFYGSRKITAWLNAQGYPVNRKRIQRLMRLMGIQAVGPKPGTSLRNKEHKIYPYLLNGVDIVRPNQVWNTDITYCPMPQGFMYLVAIIDWYIRYVVSWELSNTLDADFCIHALNCALERGEPDIFNTDQGCQFTSYDFLAPLQERKIRISMDGKGRALDNIFVERLWRSVKYEWLYTHEFQTVPELFTGLDEYFEFYNTERLHQSLNYKTPQAIHFA is encoded by the exons ATGGCAGCAAAAAGAAAACGACACAAGCCCGAATTTAAGGCACAGGTGGCACTGGAAGCCTACAAGGGAAATAAAACCATAAATCAGCTGGCCAGCGAGCATGAAGTCGCAGCTGTTCAGGTCAGCCGGTGGAAGCGGCAACTGCTCCAGGGAGTTCCAGAGGTCTTTGGCAGAACAAAGCCTGAGGTCGATCCAGATGCGCTCACAGCGCCATTGTACCAAGAGATCGGTCGACTCAAAATGGAGCTGGACTGGTTGAAAAAAAAATC TCTGGCAATGTCCATTGATGATAAGCGGAGGTGCATAGAACCGGATCATCCAGAGATGAGCGTTCAGCGCCAATGCGAACTGATCGGCTTAAACAGGTCAAGCTGGTATTACCAAGCTTCTCCAGCCCAGGAAAGTGCTGTAAACCTGAACCTGATGCGGCTGATTGATAAACAATATACACGAACACCGTTTTACGGCAGTCGTAAGATAACTGCGTGGCTGAATGCTCAGGGATACCCGGTTAACAGGAAGCGTATACAGCGGCTTATGAGGCTGATGGGCATACAGGCTGTCGGCCCAAAGCCAGGCACCAGCCTGAGGAACAAGGAGCACAAGATTTATCCGTATTTGCTGAACGGTGTTGACATTGTAAGGCCTAACCAGGTGTGGAACACTGACATAACGTACTGCCCGATGCCTCAGGGGTTTATGTACCTTGTCGCCATCATTGACTGGTACATCCGTTACGTGGTCAGCTGGGAGCTGTCGAACACGTTGGATGCAGACTTCTGTATTCATGCGTTGAATTGTGCGCTTGAACGAGGTGAGCCCGATATATTCAATACAGATCAGGGCTGCCAGTTCACCAGTTATGATTTTCTGGCACCTCTGCAGGAGCGAAAGATACGCATCAGTATGGATGGAAAAGGGCGAGCACTGGATAACATTTTTGTCGAAAGGTTGTGGCGTTCCGTCAAGTATGAATGGCTGTACACGCACGAGTTTCAGACTGTTCCTGAGCTATTTACAGGGCTGGATGAGTACTTTGAGTTTTACAACACTGAACGGTTGCACCAGTCGCTGAATTATAAAACACCTCAGGCAATTCACTTTGCATGA
- the tnpA gene encoding IS200/IS605 family transposase: MRDYKSLAHTRWDCKYHIVFIPKRRRKVIYGNLRKFLGEIFHELARRKGCKILEGHLMSDHVHMCISIPPKYPVSHVVGYLKGKCAIEIAKNFKGKQRNFNGEHFWARGYFVSTVGLDEEVVRAYIRDQEKNDGNRDQYDLDW, translated from the coding sequence ATGAGAGACTACAAGAGTTTGGCTCATACGCGTTGGGATTGTAAGTACCATATTGTCTTTATCCCAAAGAGAAGACGAAAGGTAATCTATGGGAATTTGAGAAAGTTTCTCGGAGAAATATTTCATGAGCTTGCCAGAAGGAAAGGCTGCAAAATTCTCGAAGGGCATTTGATGTCTGATCATGTTCACATGTGCATCAGTATTCCACCCAAATATCCGGTATCTCATGTCGTTGGATATCTGAAAGGAAAGTGTGCAATAGAGATTGCGAAAAATTTCAAAGGCAAGCAGCGTAACTTTAACGGAGAGCATTTTTGGGCAAGAGGTTACTTTGTCTCAACAGTAGGACTTGATGAAGAAGTGGTTCGGGCATATATCCGAGATCAAGAAAAGAATGATGGAAATAGAGATCAGTATGATCTTGACTGGTAA
- a CDS encoding sulfurtransferase: MSPLIEPEVLATLLNNERIIIIDARYDLANPSAGHSLYSQSHLPGACYADLEDDLSGDIIPGKTGRHPLPEPDVFVERVRSWGIDDDTHVVVYDDGGHAMAARAWWQLRWIGVQHVSVLHGGFKAWLAGRYPLTSELPKIHISHFISQLNDDNTVSAQDILSQLDDPCFSLVDARSYERFAGESEPIDARAGHIPGALCHPFSDNMDDEGRFLAAESLRQAFNALLPAGLKPVFYCGSGVTACHNLLAMEYAGLPGAKLYPGSWSEWITDETRPVAAFHGHQG, translated from the coding sequence ATGTCGCCACTCATAGAGCCAGAAGTCCTGGCTACGCTGCTCAATAATGAGCGCATTATCATCATTGATGCCCGTTATGACCTTGCCAATCCCTCTGCGGGACATTCTCTCTATAGCCAGAGCCATTTGCCGGGTGCCTGTTATGCCGATCTGGAAGACGATCTGTCAGGCGATATTATCCCTGGAAAAACAGGACGGCACCCGTTGCCTGAACCCGATGTTTTTGTAGAAAGAGTTCGTTCCTGGGGGATTGACGACGATACTCATGTTGTTGTGTATGACGATGGCGGTCATGCCATGGCCGCAAGGGCCTGGTGGCAGCTGCGCTGGATTGGTGTGCAGCATGTCAGTGTTCTTCATGGAGGCTTTAAAGCCTGGCTCGCAGGTCGGTATCCGCTGACTTCAGAACTGCCAAAGATCCACATCAGTCACTTTATCAGCCAATTAAACGACGATAACACTGTTTCTGCACAGGACATTCTCAGCCAGCTTGATGACCCTTGTTTTAGCCTTGTGGATGCACGCTCTTATGAGCGTTTTGCAGGAGAGTCTGAACCCATTGATGCCAGAGCCGGGCATATTCCCGGGGCTCTGTGTCATCCGTTTTCAGATAATATGGATGATGAAGGGCGCTTCCTTGCGGCAGAGTCACTCAGACAGGCCTTTAACGCCTTGTTACCTGCTGGCTTGAAGCCGGTTTTCTATTGTGGGTCGGGCGTTACGGCGTGCCACAATCTATTGGCAATGGAGTATGCCGGGCTGCCGGGGGCAAAACTTTATCCGGGATCATGGAGTGAATGGATCACTGATGAGACTCGCCCGGTTGCAGCGTTCCATGGACATCAGGGATAA